The genomic DNA GCGGGCGGGCGGGCCCGATACGCTACGATGCTGCCGGTCGGTCGGAAAGGTGTTTAGACGTGCATCACAGGGTGCGTTTCCGCGATGTACGAATAACAAGTATTGGGCGGCGCGGGGCCGGATAAAACCGGAGCGCCATGTCGCATAACGCGCACAGACTACGATGGCGGCCGTTGCGCGTCAATGACTTACGTTCCAGGCGCGTGTTTATCCGCCAGCGAGCCGCAGAATCCCTATGGCCACATCGACCCGCTCCCCCTTGCTCGACGCGGTGCGTACCGCCTGCCGCATCCGGCATTACTCCATCCGCACCGAGAGCGCCTACGTCTCCTGGGTCAAGCGCTTCTGTCTCTTCCACCGCGACGACGAGGGCAGGCCCCGCCACCCCAAGATGCTCGCCGAACCTGAGGTCGTGGCCTTCCTCGCGTATCTCGCCGAAGATCGCAACGTGGCCGCGTCGACCCAGAACCAGGCCCTCGCCGCCATCCTCTTCCTCTACGACGCGGTCCTGGAGCAGCCCCTCGGCGACGTGCGCGAGTTCCCGCGCGCCAAGCGACCCCGCCGGTTGCCCGTCGTCTTGACCCGTGCCGAGGTCGAGGCGGTCCTGGCCCGCCTCGGGGGCGTCGACCGCCTGATCGTCTCCCTGCTCTACGGGTCCGGGCTGCGGCTGCTCGAAGGGCTCCGCCTCCGGGTCAAAGATGTCGAACTCGATGCTGGACGCCTCGTCGTGCGAGAGGGGAAAGGCGACCGGGACCGAATCACCATGATCCCGTCGGCTGTCGAGGTCCCCCTCCGTGCCCAGTTGGATGTCGTCCGGGCCCGCCACGCCCGGGACCGGGCCGCCGGATTCGGATCGGTGTACCTGCCCTCGGCACTCGACCACAAGTACCCCGGCGCCGCCACCGAGGTCGGGTGGCAGTACGTCTTCCCGGCCGCGTCCCTCTCCGTCGACCCGCGCACAGGCGAGCGCCGTCGTCACCACCGGACCGAGTCCCCCGTTCAGCGGGCCGTCCGCAAGGCCTCGCGGGCAGCGGGGATCGAGAAGCCAGTCAGCCCCCACGCCTTCCGACACTCCTTCGCCACCCACATGCTCGAACGTGGCGCCGACATCCGCACCGTGCAGGAGCTGCTGGGCCATAAGGACGTGCGCACCACCGAGATCTACACGCAC from Rubrivirga sp. SAORIC476 includes the following:
- a CDS encoding integron integrase, whose amino-acid sequence is MATSTRSPLLDAVRTACRIRHYSIRTESAYVSWVKRFCLFHRDDEGRPRHPKMLAEPEVVAFLAYLAEDRNVAASTQNQALAAILFLYDAVLEQPLGDVREFPRAKRPRRLPVVLTRAEVEAVLARLGGVDRLIVSLLYGSGLRLLEGLRLRVKDVELDAGRLVVREGKGDRDRITMIPSAVEVPLRAQLDVVRARHARDRAAGFGSVYLPSALDHKYPGAATEVGWQYVFPAASLSVDPRTGERRRHHRTESPVQRAVRKASRAAGIEKPVSPHAFRHSFATHMLERGADIRTVQELLGHKDVRTTEIYTHVLNRGVRGVVSPLDGLAVGSAAVR